Proteins encoded together in one Pyramidobacter piscolens W5455 window:
- a CDS encoding isochorismatase family protein — protein MEPVCLRAEKCVFVMIDLQEKLAPAMSGIEPVLYEAERLLKSAAALKIPVLATEQYPKGLGATVPPLRELLGSAAALGKTSFSCFGAPDFAAALARCGRRTAVVFGIESHICVFSTAMELKERGYDVAVVEEACTSRNRRHHELAMRNLLAAGVAVLPVETVVYQLLGRSGTPEFKALLPLFK, from the coding sequence TGATGATCGATCTGCAGGAAAAACTGGCGCCGGCGATGAGCGGGATCGAGCCGGTCTTGTACGAGGCGGAGCGCCTGCTGAAGTCGGCGGCGGCATTGAAGATCCCCGTCCTCGCGACCGAACAGTATCCCAAAGGGCTGGGCGCGACGGTGCCGCCGCTGCGCGAGCTGCTCGGTTCCGCGGCGGCGCTGGGCAAAACCAGCTTCTCCTGCTTCGGCGCGCCGGATTTTGCGGCGGCGCTGGCGCGCTGCGGGCGGAGGACGGCCGTCGTCTTCGGCATCGAGAGCCATATCTGCGTTTTTTCCACGGCCATGGAGCTGAAGGAACGCGGCTACGACGTCGCCGTCGTCGAAGAAGCGTGCACGAGCCGCAACCGCCGTCACCACGAGCTGGCGATGCGCAACCTGCTGGCGGCGGGCGTCGCCGTGCTGCCGGTGGAAACGGTCGTCTATCAGCTCCTGGGGCGGTCGGGAACGCCGGAGTTCAAGGCGTTGCTGCCGTTGTTCAAGTAA
- a CDS encoding prepilin peptidase, which produces MTLCWVAALSGAVAGAFVCACARRTADDERKLLAGRSAFAGCTVLTAVSWALLVSRWPLRRDWPLAAAALCFAEFHALTDLSDGYIYDRAVAASLAAALALRLPYGFLPGAKEILLGMAAGTVPLALIVLVTRGGMGWGDAFLMAGLGALLGWKLTALTLYGGIVSGGVAALVLLLAKRVGRKDALPLAPFLLIGLLFALWAAPWIGPRLGTAIRFFEE; this is translated from the coding sequence ATGACGCTCTGCTGGGTGGCCGCCCTGAGCGGAGCCGTCGCCGGGGCCTTCGTGTGCGCGTGCGCGCGCCGGACGGCGGACGACGAAAGAAAGCTCCTTGCCGGGCGGAGCGCCTTCGCCGGCTGCACCGTCCTGACGGCCGTTTCCTGGGCTCTGCTCGTTTCGAGGTGGCCGCTGCGCCGCGACTGGCCGCTGGCCGCGGCGGCGCTGTGCTTCGCCGAGTTTCACGCGCTGACCGACCTGAGCGACGGCTACATTTACGATCGGGCCGTCGCCGCTTCTCTGGCGGCGGCGCTGGCGCTGCGCCTGCCTTACGGCTTTCTGCCCGGAGCGAAGGAAATTCTTCTGGGTATGGCGGCCGGGACCGTGCCGCTGGCGCTGATCGTCCTGGTCACGCGCGGCGGCATGGGCTGGGGCGACGCGTTCCTGATGGCGGGACTGGGGGCGCTGCTGGGCTGGAAACTGACGGCGCTGACTCTGTACGGCGGCATCGTCTCGGGCGGCGTCGCCGCCTTGGTTCTGCTGCTTGCGAAGCGCGTCGGTCGAAAAGACGCGCTGCCGCTGGCGCCGTTTTTGCTGATCGGCCTCCTTTTCGCGCTCTGGGCGGCGCCGTGGATCGGCCCGCGGCTGGGAACGGCGATCCGCTTCTTCGAAGAATAG
- the mce gene encoding methylmalonyl-CoA epimerase produces the protein MNLTVVDHLGVAVPSIDEALAFWQDTLGVKCHGVEEVADQKVKTAFLPIKDTEVELLEPTSADSPVAKFMEKNGGRGGLHHVAIRVENLEAALAELKEKGVRLIDEKPRRGAGGAMIAFLHPKSTGGVLLELCERQ, from the coding sequence ATGAATCTTACAGTGGTCGATCATCTCGGCGTCGCCGTGCCCAGCATCGACGAAGCGCTCGCGTTCTGGCAGGACACGCTGGGCGTCAAATGCCACGGCGTGGAGGAAGTCGCCGACCAGAAAGTGAAGACGGCGTTTTTGCCCATCAAGGACACCGAAGTCGAACTCCTCGAGCCGACCAGCGCCGACAGCCCGGTGGCCAAGTTCATGGAGAAAAACGGCGGCAGAGGCGGCCTGCACCACGTGGCGATCCGCGTCGAGAACCTCGAAGCGGCTCTGGCCGAATTGAAGGAAAAAGGCGTTCGCCTGATCGACGAAAAGCCCCGCCGCGGCGCGGGCGGCGCGATGATCGCCTTTCTGCATCCCAAATCGACCGGCGGCGTGCTGCTTGAGCTCTGCGAACGCCAATAA
- a CDS encoding B3/4 domain-containing protein yields MPRFIASEPFWNLFPQAEIGIVVARGLENHADRVKDAAAIAADLEGALNESRKFLTGETLSQCPVVAVWRDAFKLFKTKKGARSSIEALLKRVEKGKGLGSVNPLVDIYNAVSLAWGFPVGGEDLDAFRGDLRLDVSAGGDPFLALGDEAEEPTLPGEVCYRDDAGAVCRCWNWRDGQRTMLTEDTVNAFLVIESVAPERREDLRRALETLAEKARRRLGGTCRVVVADRENRSVSLE; encoded by the coding sequence ATGCCCCGCTTTATCGCTTCGGAACCGTTTTGGAACCTGTTTCCCCAAGCCGAGATCGGCATCGTCGTCGCCCGCGGGCTGGAAAACCATGCCGACAGGGTGAAAGACGCCGCCGCCATCGCCGCGGACCTTGAGGGCGCGCTGAACGAGTCGAGGAAATTCCTCACCGGCGAAACGCTCAGCCAATGCCCCGTCGTGGCGGTCTGGCGCGACGCCTTCAAGCTCTTCAAGACGAAAAAGGGCGCGCGCAGCTCGATCGAAGCGCTGCTGAAGCGGGTGGAGAAGGGCAAAGGACTCGGCAGCGTCAACCCGCTGGTGGACATCTACAACGCCGTGTCGCTCGCCTGGGGCTTTCCCGTCGGCGGCGAGGATCTCGACGCCTTTCGGGGAGACCTGCGCCTCGACGTCAGCGCCGGCGGCGATCCTTTCTTGGCGCTTGGCGACGAGGCGGAAGAGCCGACGCTGCCCGGCGAAGTCTGCTACCGCGACGACGCCGGCGCCGTATGCCGCTGCTGGAACTGGCGCGACGGCCAGCGCACCATGCTGACCGAGGACACGGTCAACGCCTTTCTGGTCATCGAATCCGTTGCTCCGGAACGCCGCGAGGATCTGCGCCGCGCGCTGGAAACGCTGGCGGAAAAAGCGCGGCGCCGTCTTGGCGGAACGTGCCGCGTCGTCGTCGCCGACCGCGAGAACCGTTCCGTCAGCCTTGAATAG
- a CDS encoding SEL1-like repeat protein encodes MEKTKFAAALLLTAVFVLPARGAPTGKAQTPAAVSKSDKRTGQGLRAWFGGREREAEEIFSQITRENSSDPVPYHALAILLSDRQRDYSRVTELYNRHKALSPESGDAYGAILPILDEYARKGCVQAQLLLARAQDWGLAAAPDGIHPMLWLRRAADGGYAQAQRELGLLYETGERLEKDTARAVALYSEAAAQNDAFAMKFLAVLYLNGNNPAYRRTAFELLKRADRANLPEAQLLLAQLYQKGIFVKKDAKQAVRWYEKAARNGSSEAMNILAWRYENGEGVTKSPTQALQWYKAAAERGEHNALFRLGVLYYTGKHVAADHALAFEYFKKAAELGDVAAWYNVAWLNKTGDGTAQNFREAKTWFERAALTGNSRAQVNLGVMYANGEGFPVDLEEACFWFELSKLCGNEDAQQGLDFVAPQLDEAAKDRARRRAQRTFKRMRRQRDEQP; translated from the coding sequence ATGGAAAAGACAAAGTTCGCCGCGGCGCTGCTGCTGACCGCCGTTTTCGTCCTGCCGGCGCGCGGCGCCCCGACGGGAAAAGCGCAAACGCCGGCGGCGGTTTCGAAATCGGACAAGCGCACGGGGCAGGGACTGCGGGCCTGGTTTGGCGGGCGGGAGCGGGAAGCGGAAGAAATTTTTTCCCAAATCACGCGGGAGAACTCTTCCGATCCCGTTCCCTATCACGCCCTGGCCATTCTTCTCTCCGACCGGCAGCGGGATTACTCTCGCGTCACCGAGCTTTACAACCGTCATAAAGCGCTCTCCCCCGAGAGCGGCGACGCCTACGGCGCCATTCTGCCGATCCTCGACGAATACGCCCGCAAAGGCTGCGTGCAGGCGCAGCTGCTTCTCGCCCGCGCGCAGGACTGGGGACTGGCGGCCGCGCCGGACGGAATCCATCCCATGCTCTGGCTGCGCCGCGCGGCTGACGGGGGCTACGCGCAGGCGCAGCGGGAGCTCGGTCTCCTCTACGAGACGGGCGAAAGGCTCGAGAAGGACACCGCGCGGGCCGTCGCGCTTTACAGCGAAGCCGCGGCGCAGAACGACGCTTTTGCGATGAAGTTTCTCGCCGTGCTGTATCTGAACGGGAACAACCCCGCTTACAGGAGGACGGCTTTCGAGCTTCTCAAGCGGGCGGACCGGGCGAATCTGCCCGAAGCGCAGCTGCTCCTCGCCCAGCTTTATCAAAAAGGGATTTTCGTGAAAAAAGACGCGAAGCAGGCTGTGCGGTGGTACGAAAAAGCCGCCCGGAACGGCAGCTCGGAGGCCATGAATATCCTGGCCTGGCGCTACGAGAACGGCGAAGGCGTCACGAAGTCGCCGACGCAGGCGCTGCAATGGTACAAGGCCGCCGCCGAACGCGGGGAGCACAACGCGCTCTTTCGTCTGGGCGTTCTGTATTACACGGGCAAACACGTCGCGGCCGATCACGCGCTGGCCTTCGAATATTTCAAGAAGGCGGCGGAGCTCGGCGACGTCGCGGCATGGTACAACGTGGCCTGGCTGAACAAAACAGGCGACGGCACGGCGCAGAACTTTCGGGAGGCGAAAACCTGGTTCGAACGCGCGGCGCTGACGGGCAACAGCCGGGCGCAGGTCAATCTCGGCGTGATGTACGCCAACGGCGAAGGGTTCCCCGTCGATCTCGAGGAGGCCTGCTTCTGGTTCGAGCTGTCGAAACTCTGCGGCAACGAGGACGCGCAGCAGGGGCTGGATTTCGTCGCGCCGCAACTGGACGAGGCGGCCAAAGACCGCGCCCGGCGCCGCGCGCAGCGGACTTTCAAACGGATGCGACGGCAGCGCGACGAACAGCCGTAA
- a CDS encoding alanine/glycine:cation symporter family protein, whose protein sequence is MDQLTALVSKANGFIWGLYCLIPLLCGTGLYFTLRLKFVQIRKFGQAWKQVFGGLTLFGERAGKEGMSSFQALATAIAAQVGTGNLAGAATAIAMGGPGAIFWMWIAAFFGMGTIFAEAVLAQTYKGKDDLGNVVGGPAYYITEGLHCRPMAIFFSIAIIIALGFIGNMVQSNSIADAFSNAFGTNRLIVGCVIGAISAYVFFGGIGRIASLTEKIVPIMAGLYILGGLYILVRFGARIPHMFWMIIDGAFDPKAATGGLIGATIKEAVRYGVARGLFSNEAGMGSTPHAHAVAKVKHPAEQGLAAIMGVFIDTFIVLNMTAFVIFVTGVLDGKTSGISLTQNAFKVGLGGWGLSFVAICMLFFAFSTIIGWYFFGEQNIKYLFGNKGLTPYRLIVVAFVVVGSVLKLDLVWELSDFFNGIMVFPNLIALIGLAKVVSKALDDFDNDGKLKA, encoded by the coding sequence ATGGACCAACTAACGGCACTGGTTTCAAAAGCGAACGGTTTTATCTGGGGACTTTACTGCCTTATTCCTCTTCTTTGCGGTACAGGACTGTACTTTACGCTTCGGCTCAAGTTCGTTCAGATCCGCAAGTTCGGTCAGGCGTGGAAACAGGTGTTCGGCGGCCTGACGCTCTTCGGCGAGCGCGCCGGCAAGGAAGGCATGAGCTCCTTCCAGGCCTTGGCTACGGCCATTGCCGCTCAAGTCGGCACCGGCAATCTGGCCGGCGCGGCCACGGCCATCGCCATGGGCGGCCCCGGCGCCATCTTCTGGATGTGGATCGCCGCGTTCTTCGGCATGGGCACGATCTTTGCCGAAGCCGTTCTGGCCCAGACCTACAAGGGCAAAGACGACCTCGGCAACGTGGTCGGCGGCCCGGCGTACTACATCACCGAAGGTCTTCATTGCCGGCCGATGGCGATCTTCTTCTCGATCGCCATCATCATCGCCCTCGGATTCATCGGCAACATGGTGCAGTCCAATTCCATCGCCGACGCGTTCAGCAACGCCTTCGGCACGAACCGCCTGATCGTCGGCTGCGTCATCGGCGCCATCTCCGCCTACGTGTTCTTCGGCGGCATCGGGCGCATCGCCTCTCTGACCGAAAAGATCGTGCCCATCATGGCGGGTCTGTATATCCTCGGCGGATTGTACATCCTCGTTCGTTTCGGCGCGCGGATCCCCCATATGTTCTGGATGATCATCGACGGCGCTTTCGATCCCAAGGCCGCGACCGGCGGCCTGATCGGCGCGACGATCAAGGAAGCCGTCCGTTACGGCGTCGCCCGCGGCCTATTCTCCAACGAGGCCGGCATGGGCTCCACGCCTCACGCGCACGCCGTCGCCAAGGTCAAGCACCCGGCGGAGCAGGGCCTTGCCGCGATCATGGGCGTTTTCATCGACACGTTCATCGTCCTCAACATGACGGCCTTCGTCATTTTCGTCACCGGCGTCCTCGACGGCAAGACCAGCGGCATCTCGCTGACGCAGAACGCGTTCAAGGTCGGCCTCGGCGGCTGGGGACTTTCCTTCGTGGCCATCTGCATGCTCTTCTTCGCGTTCTCGACGATTATCGGCTGGTATTTCTTCGGCGAGCAGAACATCAAGTACCTGTTCGGCAACAAGGGGCTGACGCCTTACCGTCTCATCGTCGTCGCTTTCGTCGTCGTCGGTTCCGTCCTCAAGCTCGACCTCGTCTGGGAGCTTTCCGATTTCTTCAACGGCATCATGGTGTTCCCCAACTTGATCGCCCTGATCGGCCTCGCCAAGGTCGTTTCCAAAGCCCTGGACGACTTCGACAACGACGGCAAATTGAAGGCCTGA